One genomic segment of Kordiimonas sp. SCSIO 12603 includes these proteins:
- a CDS encoding cysteine desulfurase, which translates to MNEFAPIGGLDVAAIRAQFPILKETVHGKPLVFLDTAASAQRPSSVINAEVELYEKYYANIHRGVYKFSQDATTAYEKTRESVRAFIGAKHKRECIFVRGATEGINLVAQTWGRANLKEGDEILLTYLEHHSNIVPWQLVAEEKGATVKAVPVLEDGSLDMDAYRSMLNERTKMVAFTHVSNSIGTQTDAKEIIRLAHDAGALTLIDGCQAAPHLKIDVQDLDADFYAFSAHKMYGPTGIGVIYGKEALLDAMPPWQGGGDMISTVTFEKTTFNDLPHKFEAGTPNIAGGIGFDHAIEFMNEIGVERIAAHEADLLKYATEQLSAMNSVRLIGTAPKKGALISFVMEHAHPHDIGTILDQQGIAVRAGHHCAQPIMDNFSIPGTVRASFGVYNDRSDVDALVVGLKKVMDIFG; encoded by the coding sequence ATGAATGAGTTCGCCCCAATTGGTGGATTAGATGTAGCAGCTATTCGTGCACAGTTCCCTATTTTGAAGGAAACAGTACACGGCAAGCCGCTGGTATTTCTTGATACAGCCGCGAGCGCACAGCGCCCGTCTTCAGTAATTAATGCCGAAGTTGAACTGTATGAGAAATACTATGCCAACATCCACCGGGGCGTTTACAAGTTCAGCCAGGATGCCACCACCGCCTATGAGAAAACCCGTGAAAGCGTGCGTGCTTTCATTGGCGCGAAACATAAGCGTGAATGTATTTTTGTACGCGGTGCCACTGAAGGTATCAACTTAGTTGCCCAAACATGGGGGCGTGCAAATCTGAAGGAAGGAGATGAAATCCTCCTTACCTATCTTGAGCACCATTCAAACATCGTGCCTTGGCAGTTGGTTGCGGAAGAAAAAGGCGCAACGGTAAAAGCTGTGCCTGTACTTGAAGATGGCAGCCTTGATATGGATGCCTACCGGAGCATGCTGAACGAGCGCACCAAAATGGTAGCTTTCACACATGTATCCAACTCAATAGGCACCCAGACAGACGCCAAAGAAATCATCCGTCTCGCCCATGATGCAGGCGCCCTTACACTCATTGATGGGTGTCAGGCCGCGCCGCACTTGAAAATTGATGTGCAAGATTTAGACGCTGATTTCTATGCCTTCTCAGCCCATAAAATGTATGGCCCGACAGGCATTGGTGTAATTTACGGTAAAGAAGCGCTTCTTGATGCAATGCCGCCATGGCAAGGTGGCGGGGATATGATCTCCACTGTTACGTTCGAGAAAACCACCTTCAATGATCTACCGCACAAGTTTGAAGCGGGTACACCGAACATTGCAGGCGGTATTGGCTTTGACCATGCGATTGAATTTATGAATGAGATCGGCGTTGAGCGCATAGCAGCTCATGAGGCTGATCTCTTGAAGTATGCCACAGAACAACTATCTGCCATGAATAGCGTACGTTTGATTGGTACAGCACCAAAGAAAGGTGCGCTGATCAGCTTTGTTATGGAACATGCACACCCGCACGATATTGGCACTATCCTTGACCAACAAGGTATCGCCGTTCGTGCAGGCCATCACTGTGCTCAGCCGATTATGGATAATTTTTCCATCCCCGGCACAGTAAGGGCAAGTTTTGGTGTTTATAATGACAGGAGCGATGTAGATGCTCTTGTGGTTGGCTTAAAGAAAGTAATGGATATTTTTGGATGA
- the sufC gene encoding Fe-S cluster assembly ATPase SufC: MLKINDLHVHVDGTEILKGLDLEVKAGEVHAIMGLNGAGKSTLANTIAGRDDYEVCAGSIEFEGQDLLELEPHERVGEGIFLGFQYPVEIPGVSNLNFMRTALNSVRKYNGEDDMSAAEFMKLIRAKASELGMDAEMLKRFVNVGFSGGEKKRNEMVQMAVLNPKLAVLDETDSGLDIDALRIVSEGINAQRRDDTAILLITHYQRLLNYVQPDVVHVMIDGKIVKSGGKELAAELEEKGYADVA; the protein is encoded by the coding sequence ATGCTTAAAATTAATGATCTCCATGTCCATGTGGACGGTACTGAAATCCTAAAAGGTCTAGACCTTGAAGTGAAAGCTGGCGAAGTTCATGCAATTATGGGCCTGAACGGTGCTGGTAAATCAACGCTGGCGAATACAATTGCCGGCCGCGATGATTATGAAGTATGTGCCGGTAGCATTGAATTTGAAGGCCAGGACCTTCTTGAGCTTGAACCACACGAACGTGTTGGTGAAGGCATTTTCCTTGGCTTCCAATATCCAGTAGAAATTCCGGGTGTTTCCAACCTGAATTTTATGCGCACTGCCCTAAACAGCGTGCGTAAATATAACGGCGAAGACGATATGTCTGCTGCTGAATTCATGAAGCTTATTCGCGCAAAGGCCAGCGAACTGGGCATGGATGCAGAAATGCTGAAACGCTTTGTTAATGTTGGCTTCTCAGGTGGTGAAAAGAAACGCAACGAAATGGTTCAGATGGCTGTTCTGAACCCAAAACTTGCTGTTCTTGATGAAACCGATTCTGGCCTTGATATCGATGCTCTCCGTATTGTTTCCGAGGGTATCAATGCACAGCGCCGTGACGATACAGCGATTCTCTTGATTACTCACTATCAACGCCTTCTCAACTATGTGCAGCCAGATGTGGTGCACGTGATGATTGACGGTAAAATTGTGAAATCTGGCGGTAAAGAGCTTGCAGCCGAGCTTGAAGAAAAAGGCTACGCAGACGTAGCCTAA
- the sufD gene encoding Fe-S cluster assembly protein SufD, protein MQEQLTEGYKAQAETLMGTVPGADSLRQSALKEFEGIGFPTNRTEEWRYSDTKALRAEEFVLAGTSTSAEIAAPLGETAARFVFVNGRYAEDLSDLGDLWQAMPIRPLANHFMANPDRATELIRGNDGVSLLNTALMRDGLVLSVPAGIEIDEPIEIVHVMDGADQAAAHTRHVIELGEGAEITVIEHFVGDASAYWTNSVLQARIAEGAKLRHVRLQEEGEAATHTAKAYVNLDAESEYYCVNMSVGGKAARFEAHVRVLGEEADAHVDGVSLAGTGQNHDMLTHVSHMVPNATSDQIFRTVADTRGKTAFQGKVTVVKDAQLTEADQSFKALVFDKTAEANSKPELEILADDVKCSHGATIGQLDDKAIFYLTSRGIDPVTARKILVEAFTADALVNVENEPLRETLVERIRVWMASRAENVGAGE, encoded by the coding sequence GTGCAAGAGCAACTTACTGAAGGATATAAGGCCCAGGCGGAGACCTTGATGGGAACAGTACCTGGTGCAGATTCACTGCGCCAAAGTGCCCTGAAGGAATTCGAAGGTATTGGTTTTCCAACCAACCGTACCGAAGAATGGCGTTATAGCGACACCAAAGCACTGCGGGCCGAAGAGTTTGTACTCGCAGGTACATCAACCTCAGCAGAAATTGCAGCACCTCTTGGTGAAACTGCTGCCCGTTTTGTGTTTGTAAACGGCCGTTACGCTGAGGACCTGAGCGATCTTGGTGACCTATGGCAGGCAATGCCTATTCGCCCGCTCGCTAATCATTTTATGGCAAACCCCGACCGCGCAACAGAGCTTATCCGCGGCAATGACGGTGTAAGCCTGCTGAATACGGCCCTTATGCGTGATGGCCTTGTCCTTTCTGTACCTGCGGGTATTGAAATTGATGAGCCGATCGAAATTGTACATGTGATGGATGGTGCCGATCAGGCCGCCGCACACACTCGCCATGTTATCGAACTTGGCGAAGGTGCAGAAATCACTGTGATCGAACATTTTGTTGGCGATGCATCTGCATACTGGACCAACAGTGTGCTTCAGGCCCGTATCGCTGAAGGCGCTAAACTGCGCCATGTTCGTTTACAGGAAGAAGGCGAGGCAGCAACACATACAGCAAAAGCTTATGTGAACCTTGATGCCGAAAGCGAGTATTACTGCGTAAATATGTCTGTGGGCGGAAAAGCTGCACGCTTTGAAGCGCATGTTCGTGTACTGGGCGAAGAAGCCGATGCACATGTTGATGGTGTATCACTCGCAGGTACAGGGCAAAACCACGATATGCTTACACACGTAAGCCATATGGTACCAAACGCAACAAGTGATCAGATTTTCCGCACTGTGGCTGACACACGCGGGAAAACAGCTTTCCAAGGCAAGGTTACTGTTGTGAAAGATGCCCAACTCACTGAAGCAGACCAGTCTTTCAAGGCCCTTGTGTTTGATAAAACGGCAGAAGCCAATTCAAAGCCTGAGCTTGAGATTTTAGCTGATGATGTAAAATGTAGCCACGGCGCTACCATTGGCCAGCTAGACGATAAAGCGATCTTTTATCTGACATCCCGTGGGATTGACCCGGTAACAGCGCGTAAAATCCTTGTGGAAGCCTTCACCGCAGATGCATTAGTGAATGTTGAAAATGAACCTCTTAGAGAAACACTGGTTGAGCGTATCCGCGTTTGGATGGCAAGCCGCGCTGAAAATGTAGGCGCTGGAGAGTAG